In the genome of Vicia villosa cultivar HV-30 ecotype Madison, WI linkage group LG7, Vvil1.0, whole genome shotgun sequence, one region contains:
- the LOC131619139 gene encoding uncharacterized protein LOC131619139, with protein sequence MRKKDKNELFYIHQCVDTKVFEKIVDSTTAKVAWDTIVRCYGGKASVKKVRLQSIHKQYEILIMKKNEKVPHYISRMIMVTNEMKARGETLSEQVIIEKKKKQAWLENTKKNGGGAQKSEFSNKYEKKHKNVEKGKEKFDKRKVQFYNYKKFGHFAADYRSNKERKVEQAKISRGDSEDEPVLLMAFEIEGGKTVDWWYMDTSCSNNLT encoded by the exons ATGAGGAAGAAGGATAAAAATGAATTATTCtatatccatcagtgtgtggatacgAAGGTATTTGAGAAGATTGTTGACTCGACGACGGCGAAAGTGGCGTGGGATACAATTGTGCGGTGCTACGGTGGCAAGGCATCAGTGAAGAAAGTAAGGTTACAGTCCATACACAAGCAATACGAGATTCTCAtcatgaagaaaaatgaaaaggtGCCTCATTACATCTCCAGAATGATTATGGTCACGAATGAGATGAAGGCTCGTGGTGAAACGCtctctgaacaagtaatcattgaAAAG aaaaagaaacaagcaTGGCTTGAGAACACGAAAAAGAATGGTGGTGGTGCTCAAAAGTCAGAATTCTCCAATAAATATGAGAAAAAACATAAGAATGTTGAGAAGGGAAAGGAGAAGTTTGATAAGAGAAAAGTTCAGTTCTACAATTATAAaaagtttggccattttgctgcTGATTATAGGTCAAATAAAGAAAGAAAGGTTGAACAAGCCAAGATATCCCGAGGAGATTCTGaggatgaacctgtgctattgatggcatTTGAGATTGAAGGTGGAAAAACGGTGgactggtggtatatggacaccaGCTGCTCAAATAACCTAACTTGA